A single region of the Nocardioides aquaticus genome encodes:
- a CDS encoding EsaB/YukD family protein: protein MHADPLRVTVLVGGRRSDIVVPAGLPVAEPLPELVGRDPDVASPDTTRHLALPGGRPLDPEVTLQDQGVRAGAVLVLTSAAPLPPVPDDPAEALGAEVARAAPWTGRHRDAVRPVASCVLALVAAAGVVGHPDPAAGGAVGAGGALTLLALAAWSSRSGRARAATTAVLAVVLACLLAAAAAAAVTAAVTVAVTAAAATGAPVPERSWLGRAGPPVGAAVVVTALAGAAALTRRRGLLVAAALPGATLTVLGMLARGPAPPEGLVAGAVVGLVLLGGAVPAAALAVVGRGGDPLVDPYGAAGAGAGAGDPDRGDLGTDTARAADLLAGTAGGVGIVLAVAAPLLAVTGRSAAVLAAVLAVHLLLRARRSHATLLVAADLGCGSVALAGVVGVLLATDPAARVASAPALVLAVPVVLLLGPVTSVGARRLGDLAETATAVALLPLLAVVTGLLDLVGG from the coding sequence GTGCATGCCGACCCCCTGCGGGTGACGGTGCTCGTCGGGGGTCGGCGCTCCGACATCGTGGTCCCGGCCGGGCTCCCGGTGGCCGAGCCCCTGCCGGAGCTGGTGGGACGTGACCCCGACGTCGCCAGCCCGGACACCACCCGGCACCTCGCCCTGCCCGGCGGGCGACCGCTGGACCCGGAGGTGACGCTCCAGGACCAGGGGGTCCGCGCGGGAGCCGTGCTCGTCCTCACCTCCGCGGCTCCGCTGCCCCCGGTGCCGGACGACCCGGCGGAAGCGCTCGGGGCCGAGGTCGCCCGCGCCGCGCCCTGGACGGGCCGCCACCGCGACGCCGTGCGGCCGGTGGCCTCGTGCGTGCTCGCGCTCGTGGCGGCCGCCGGGGTCGTGGGCCACCCGGACCCGGCTGCGGGCGGTGCGGTCGGTGCGGGCGGGGCCCTGACGCTGCTGGCCCTCGCGGCCTGGTCGTCGCGGTCGGGGCGGGCCCGGGCGGCGACGACCGCCGTGCTGGCCGTGGTGCTGGCCTGCCTGCTCGCCGCGGCTGCGGCCGCCGCAGTCACGGCCGCAGTCACGGTCGCAGTCACGGCCGCAGCTGCGACCGGTGCGCCCGTGCCGGAGCGGTCCTGGCTGGGTCGGGCGGGCCCGCCCGTCGGCGCCGCCGTCGTGGTCACGGCGCTGGCGGGTGCCGCCGCCCTGACCCGGCGCCGCGGCCTGCTGGTGGCCGCGGCCCTGCCCGGCGCGACGCTGACCGTCCTCGGGATGCTGGCCCGGGGCCCCGCGCCACCGGAGGGCCTGGTCGCCGGAGCGGTCGTCGGGCTGGTCCTGCTCGGCGGCGCCGTGCCCGCAGCGGCGCTCGCCGTGGTCGGGCGGGGCGGTGACCCGCTGGTGGACCCGTACGGGGCCGCCGGGGCCGGGGCCGGGGCCGGGGACCCCGACCGCGGCGACCTGGGCACCGACACCGCCCGCGCGGCCGACCTGCTGGCCGGGACGGCGGGCGGGGTGGGGATCGTGCTGGCCGTCGCCGCGCCGCTGCTCGCCGTCACCGGGCGGTCGGCGGCGGTGCTGGCGGCGGTGCTGGCCGTCCACCTGCTCCTGCGCGCTCGCCGTTCCCACGCGACGCTGCTCGTCGCCGCCGACCTCGGGTGCGGGTCGGTGGCGCTCGCGGGCGTCGTCGGGGTGCTCCTGGCGACCGACCCCGCAGCGCGGGTGGCCTCGGCGCCGGCGCTCGTCCTCGCCGTGCCGGTCGTGCTGCTCCTCGGTCCGGTGACGTCCGTGGGCGCCCGCCGCCTCGGCGACCTGGCGGAGACCGCGACCGCGGTGGCGCTGCTCCCGCTGCTGGCCGTGGTGACCGGCCTCCTCGACCTCGTCGGGGGGTGA
- a CDS encoding type VII secretion protein EccB translates to MSVVATRELAEAQAWSRRRLAHVLVEGPTAARGEEPRRPGRAVLGGALLAVLLVGGSAVLGLARGVGAAPATVEAPDLGVGVAVAAETGAAYVVLDDVGEDDGGTGEGLVARAVLNPVSARLLLPAGGEAGAVAPQTAPAAELAALAARAPGPAVGIPDAPAVVPGPTDLATTAWTACPDASAPVLADRPPEPLGAATAVLVTAGTASWLLVDAGDGVRRYLLPTDPGAAETTLAALGAPPLATATPVPSAWLGLVPTGTAATLPPLAVRGGPTCLLLEPGVPGRRPDVPPTAPVTRLAAQPSGASAVTRPGAGALVTTTERPRARWFVDDRGRALPVLGAGARARLGWEGVVPVVVPPTWLGLLAPGPELSVRAAARTVDRPGS, encoded by the coding sequence GTGAGCGTGGTCGCGACCCGCGAGCTCGCCGAGGCGCAGGCGTGGTCGCGGCGCCGCCTGGCCCACGTGCTGGTCGAGGGTCCGACGGCGGCGCGGGGCGAGGAGCCGCGTCGACCCGGGCGCGCGGTCCTCGGCGGGGCGCTGCTGGCCGTGCTGCTCGTGGGCGGCAGCGCGGTGCTCGGACTGGCCCGGGGCGTCGGCGCCGCCCCGGCGACCGTCGAGGCGCCCGACCTGGGCGTGGGGGTGGCGGTCGCGGCGGAGACCGGTGCCGCCTACGTCGTCCTCGACGACGTCGGTGAGGACGACGGAGGGACGGGGGAGGGCCTGGTCGCGCGGGCGGTGCTCAACCCCGTCTCCGCCCGCCTGCTCCTCCCGGCCGGTGGCGAGGCCGGTGCGGTCGCGCCGCAGACCGCCCCGGCGGCCGAGCTCGCCGCCCTGGCGGCGCGGGCCCCGGGTCCGGCGGTGGGCATCCCCGACGCGCCCGCGGTCGTCCCGGGCCCGACGGACCTGGCGACCACCGCCTGGACGGCCTGTCCGGACGCGTCCGCCCCTGTCCTCGCGGACCGGCCGCCCGAGCCGCTGGGGGCCGCGACGGCCGTGCTGGTCACCGCCGGCACCGCGTCCTGGCTGCTCGTCGACGCCGGCGACGGGGTCCGTCGCTACCTGCTCCCGACCGACCCCGGTGCGGCCGAGACGACCCTCGCCGCCCTCGGTGCGCCGCCGCTGGCGACCGCGACGCCGGTGCCGTCGGCCTGGCTCGGGCTGGTGCCGACCGGGACCGCCGCCACGCTGCCGCCGCTGGCCGTCCGCGGGGGGCCCACCTGCCTGCTGCTCGAGCCGGGTGTCCCCGGGCGCCGCCCCGACGTCCCGCCGACCGCCCCGGTCACCCGGCTGGCCGCGCAGCCCTCCGGCGCCTCCGCCGTCACGAGGCCCGGTGCCGGCGCGCTGGTCACGACCACCGAGCGGCCGCGGGCGCGGTGGTTCGTCGACGACCGGGGGCGCGCCCTGCCGGTCCTCGGAGCCGGGGCCCGCGCCCGCCTGGGCTGGGAAGGGGTCGTGCCGGTCGTGGTGCCGCCGACGTGGCTCGGCCTCCTGGCACCCGGCCCAGAGCTGTCGGTGCGGGCGGCCGCCCGCACCGTCGACCGACCCGGCTCGTAA